In Buchnera aphidicola (Eriosoma grossulariae), a genomic segment contains:
- the carB gene encoding carbamoyl-phosphate synthase large subunit, which produces MPKNTKIKSILIIGAGPIVIGQACEFDYSGTQACKALKEENYRVILVNSNPATIMTDPDIADVTYIEPINWRTLKKIIKKEKPDALLPTMGGQTALNCALKLAKKNILLQYNVKIIGTTIEAINKAENRSLFEKSMNKIGLKTAKCGIAHTLQEAFIIIKKIGFPCIIRPSFTMGGTGGGIAYNKEEFEEICTIGLKLSPIQELLIDESLIGWKEYEMEVVRDKNDNCIIVCSIENLDPMGIHTGDSITVAPAQTLTDKEYQIMRNASIKILQEIGVNNGGSNVQFAIHPDNGSMIVIEMNPRVSRSSALASKATGFPIAKIAAKLAIGYTLDELKNDITNLHMPAAFEPTIDYIVTKIPRFNFEKFQGCNDRLTTQMKSVGEVMAIGRSFQESIQKAICGLEIGASGFDSKINQNHFEYIKKIKYELEVPGAERIWYIADAFRINMSIEDVHYLTKIDKWFLIQILDLVESEKKIKNYKLKDINYDLLYQIKRKGFSDLRIAILMNCTEKNIRNIRYQFKLHPVYKRIDTCAAEFCSNTAYMYSTWEEECESKTTKDNNKIIILGSGPNRIGQGIEFDYCCVHAAQALQEDQYQAIMINCNPETVSTDYDISDRLYFEPITLEHVLEIIRIEQPKGVIIQYGGQTPLKLALELKKIGIPILGTDPNDIDKSENRNHFKKIVKKLKLKQPKNATASNIDDAIKFIKNIGYPVMVRPSYVLGGRDMKIIFDEKNLIKYFKKIHNSSKQMLPILLDQYLEDAIEIDVDAIHDGNHVLIGGIMEHIEQAGVHSGDSACSLPAYTLNQDIQNKIRNQVKKLAKELFINGLMNVQFAIKNNEIYIIEVNPRASRTIPFLSKATGIPLAKIATKVICGKTLLQQNCIQEIIPPYYSVKEVVLPFNKFPGSNPILGPEMHSTGEVMGIGLNFSEAFAKAMSGAQINMKKTGNVLLSVKNSDKKNIVNLAIKLNNYGFKIDATIGTFNVLKQSGIHATMVNKIKEGRPNIQDHLKNGKYIYILNTTSSHQTIQDSRIIFQHAIQYKIHYDTTLNGAFATIMTLNYIPIQSIHSLQELHKKL; this is translated from the coding sequence ATGCCAAAAAATACTAAAATAAAATCTATTTTAATCATTGGTGCTGGACCTATTGTAATTGGACAAGCATGTGAATTTGATTATTCTGGAACGCAAGCATGTAAAGCTTTAAAAGAAGAAAATTATCGAGTTATATTAGTAAATTCTAATCCAGCAACAATAATGACTGATCCAGATATAGCTGATGTCACATATATTGAACCAATTAATTGGCGTACATTAAAAAAAATTATTAAAAAAGAAAAACCAGATGCTTTATTACCTACCATGGGTGGACAAACAGCATTAAATTGTGCTCTAAAATTAGCAAAAAAAAATATTTTGTTACAATATAATGTAAAAATTATTGGTACTACTATTGAAGCTATTAATAAAGCTGAAAACCGTTCTTTATTTGAAAAATCTATGAATAAAATTGGTTTAAAAACAGCAAAATGTGGAATTGCTCATACTCTTCAAGAAGCTTTTATAATAATTAAAAAAATAGGATTTCCTTGTATTATAAGACCATCTTTTACTATGGGTGGAACTGGAGGAGGTATTGCCTACAATAAAGAAGAGTTTGAAGAAATATGCACAATAGGATTAAAATTATCACCTATTCAGGAACTTCTAATTGACGAATCTCTTATTGGATGGAAAGAATACGAAATGGAAGTAGTTAGAGATAAAAATGATAATTGTATTATTGTATGTTCAATTGAAAATTTAGACCCTATGGGTATTCATACAGGAGATTCTATTACTGTCGCTCCAGCACAAACATTAACTGATAAAGAATATCAAATAATGCGAAATGCTTCAATTAAAATTTTACAAGAAATAGGAGTAAACAATGGTGGTTCAAATGTACAATTTGCGATTCATCCAGATAATGGATCAATGATTGTTATTGAAATGAACCCAAGAGTTTCTCGTTCATCTGCTTTAGCATCTAAAGCTACTGGATTTCCAATAGCTAAAATTGCTGCAAAATTAGCTATTGGATACACCCTGGATGAATTAAAAAACGATATCACTAATCTTCATATGCCTGCTGCTTTTGAACCTACAATAGATTATATTGTGACTAAAATACCTAGATTTAATTTTGAAAAATTTCAAGGATGTAATGATCGATTAACTACTCAAATGAAATCGGTAGGAGAAGTTATGGCAATTGGTCGATCTTTTCAAGAATCGATACAAAAAGCCATTTGTGGATTAGAAATTGGTGCTAGCGGTTTTGATTCAAAAATTAATCAAAATCATTTTGAATATATAAAAAAAATTAAGTACGAATTAGAAGTACCTGGAGCTGAACGTATATGGTATATAGCCGATGCTTTTAGAATAAATATGTCAATTGAAGATGTTCATTATTTAACTAAAATTGACAAATGGTTTTTAATACAAATATTAGACTTAGTTGAATCTGAAAAAAAAATTAAAAATTACAAATTAAAAGATATTAATTATGATTTATTATATCAAATAAAAAGAAAAGGATTTTCAGATTTACGTATTGCAATATTAATGAATTGTACAGAAAAAAATATTAGGAATATACGTTATCAATTTAAATTACATCCTGTCTATAAACGCATCGATACATGTGCAGCAGAATTTTGTAGTAATACCGCATATATGTATTCTACTTGGGAAGAAGAATGTGAATCAAAAACAACAAAAGATAATAATAAAATTATAATATTAGGCAGTGGACCAAATAGAATTGGACAAGGAATTGAATTTGATTACTGTTGTGTTCATGCAGCTCAAGCATTACAAGAGGATCAATATCAAGCAATTATGATAAATTGTAATCCTGAAACTGTTTCAACAGATTATGATATATCTGATCGATTATATTTCGAACCAATTACATTAGAACATGTGTTAGAAATTATTAGGATTGAACAACCAAAAGGTGTCATTATTCAATATGGAGGACAAACACCTTTAAAATTAGCATTAGAATTAAAAAAAATCGGTATTCCAATTCTTGGTACTGATCCTAATGACATTGATAAATCAGAAAACCGTAATCATTTTAAAAAAATAGTGAAAAAACTAAAATTAAAACAACCCAAAAATGCCACCGCATCAAATATAGATGATGCAATTAAATTTATAAAAAATATAGGATATCCAGTAATGGTAAGACCATCATATGTATTAGGTGGTAGAGATATGAAAATTATTTTTGATGAAAAAAATTTAATTAAATATTTTAAAAAAATTCATAATAGCTCTAAACAAATGTTACCAATATTATTAGATCAATATCTTGAAGATGCCATTGAAATAGATGTCGATGCTATTCATGATGGAAACCACGTATTGATAGGAGGCATCATGGAACACATAGAACAAGCAGGAGTACATTCAGGAGATTCTGCCTGTTCACTACCAGCATATACCTTAAATCAAGACATACAAAACAAAATTAGAAACCAAGTCAAAAAACTAGCAAAAGAATTGTTTATTAATGGACTTATGAACGTACAATTTGCTATTAAAAATAATGAAATTTATATTATTGAAGTGAATCCTAGAGCTTCCAGAACAATTCCTTTTTTATCAAAAGCTACTGGTATACCATTAGCAAAGATCGCAACAAAAGTTATATGTGGAAAAACACTATTACAACAAAATTGTATTCAAGAAATTATACCTCCATATTATTCTGTAAAAGAAGTTGTTCTACCATTTAATAAATTTCCAGGATCTAATCCTATACTAGGACCAGAAATGCATTCTACTGGAGAAGTAATGGGTATTGGTTTAAATTTTTCAGAAGCTTTTGCAAAAGCTATGTCTGGAGCACAAATAAATATGAAAAAAACAGGAAACGTATTATTATCTGTAAAAAATTCCGATAAAAAAAATATTGTAAATTTAGCAATTAAACTAAATAATTATGGATTTAAAATTGATGCTACTATAGGTACATTTAATGTATTAAAACAATCAGGAATTCATGCAACAATGGTAAATAAAATTAAAGAAGGAAGACCTAATATTCAAGATCATCTTAAAAATGGAAAATATATTTACATTCTAAATACTACTTCATCACATCAAACTATTCAAGATTCAAGAATTATTTTTCAACATGCAATACAATATAAAATACATTATGATACTACCTTAAATGGTGCATTTGCAACCATTATGACATTAAATTATATTCCAATTCAATCAATTCACTCATTGCAAGAATTACATAAAAAACTATAA
- the carA gene encoding glutamine-hydrolyzing carbamoyl-phosphate synthase small subunit: MDKSGILILEDGNIFKGDSIGENGYAIGEVVFNTSMTGYQEIITDPSYSEQIITFTYPHIGNVGINTEDYESEKIYIKGIIIRNLSLIASNYKSKQNFDSYLKKNKIIAITNIDTRKLTHILRNKGSQNGYIQTYSKQQKINDNAYEKLKMYTKTRINDLAKQVSTKNIYTLIKTKNDIIKINLIPSNIKKKYLHIVVYDFGVKKNIINMLLNRNCYLTIVPANTTFEKVIKLIPDGIFFSNGPGDPRICNYAIRNIKKFFKINIPMFGICLGHQLLALANGANIIKMKFGHHGSNHPVKEIDTNRVMITTQNHGFTIDHINLPKTIKITHISLFDNSIQGISWIDKPIFGFQGHPESSPGPHDTSYLFDNFIKSILTIK; the protein is encoded by the coding sequence TTGGACAAATCGGGAATATTAATATTAGAAGATGGAAATATTTTCAAAGGAGATTCTATAGGAGAAAATGGCTATGCAATAGGAGAGGTAGTTTTTAACACTTCTATGACTGGTTATCAAGAAATTATAACTGATCCATCTTATTCAGAACAAATTATTACATTCACCTATCCTCATATTGGAAATGTAGGAATCAATACTGAAGATTATGAATCAGAAAAAATTTATATTAAAGGTATTATAATTCGCAATTTATCTCTAATAGCTAGTAATTATAAAAGTAAACAAAATTTCGATAGTTATTTAAAAAAAAATAAAATTATTGCAATAACTAATATTGATACAAGAAAATTAACTCATATTTTAAGAAACAAAGGATCTCAAAATGGATATATTCAAACTTATTCAAAACAACAAAAAATTAATGATAATGCATATGAAAAATTAAAAATGTACACAAAAACAAGAATAAATGATTTAGCTAAACAAGTTAGTACAAAAAATATTTATACTTTGATTAAAACAAAAAACGATATTATAAAAATAAACTTGATACCAAGTAATATAAAAAAAAAATATTTACATATTGTTGTATATGATTTTGGAGTAAAAAAAAATATCATTAATATGTTATTAAATCGAAATTGTTATTTAACGATAGTACCTGCTAATACTACATTTGAAAAAGTAATAAAATTAATACCAGATGGAATATTTTTTTCAAACGGACCAGGAGATCCAAGAATATGTAACTATGCTATTCGAAATATAAAAAAATTTTTTAAAATAAATATACCTATGTTTGGTATTTGTCTCGGTCATCAATTACTCGCATTAGCCAATGGAGCTAATATTATCAAAATGAAATTCGGTCATCATGGAAGCAATCATCCTGTAAAAGAAATTGATACAAACCGAGTTATGATTACTACTCAAAATCATGGTTTTACAATTGATCATATTAACTTACCAAAAACAATAAAAATTACACATATTTCATTATTTGATAATAGTATACAAGGAATCAGTTGGATTGATAAACCCATCTTTGGTTTTCAAGGACATCCAGAATCTAGTCCAGGACCACATGATACATCGTATTTATTTGATAATTTTATTAAATCAATACTTACTATAAAATAA
- the dapB gene encoding 4-hydroxy-tetrahydrodipicolinate reductase, producing MTNTIKIAISGALGRMGSILIQEIEKNKNLKLTVALTQHHDDLIGEDVGKIINGKENYVKLSKNLKSKNSDFDILIDFTHPKNISEYIQYCTLYNKKIIIGTTGFNTIEKNIIQNAAKKIGIVLSYNFSIGMNIVYKLLQQTTKIIGKNSDIAIIETHHNKKLDKPSGTAITIKEVIQKNIQDDKKIEISSLRMGNITGDHTIIYTHAGERIEITHRAQNRTIFAHGAIQAACWLKNQHKGLFNMQDVLEII from the coding sequence ATGACCAATACTATCAAAATTGCAATTTCTGGAGCATTAGGCAGAATGGGTTCAATTCTTATTCAAGAAATTGAAAAAAATAAAAATTTAAAACTTACTGTCGCGTTAACTCAACACCATGATGACCTTATAGGGGAAGATGTAGGTAAAATTATCAATGGTAAAGAAAATTATGTTAAACTTAGTAAAAATTTAAAATCTAAAAATTCAGATTTTGATATATTGATTGATTTTACCCATCCAAAAAATATCTCAGAATACATTCAATATTGCACTTTATATAATAAAAAAATAATCATTGGCACTACAGGATTTAATACAATAGAAAAAAATATCATTCAAAATGCAGCTAAAAAGATAGGTATTGTCTTATCTTATAACTTTAGCATTGGCATGAATATTGTATACAAATTACTACAGCAGACAACAAAAATTATAGGTAAAAATTCAGATATTGCAATTATCGAAACTCATCATAATAAAAAACTTGATAAACCTTCTGGAACAGCTATAACTATAAAAGAAGTTATCCAAAAAAATATTCAAGATGATAAGAAAATAGAAATTTCATCTCTAAGAATGGGAAATATAACTGGAGATCATACAATAATATATACTCATGCTGGAGAAAGAATAGAAATTACCCATCGTGCACAAAATAGAACAATTTTTGCCCATGGAGCTATTCAAGCCGCTTGTTGGTTGAAAAATCAACATAAAGGATTATTTAATATGCAAGATGTATTAGAAATAATATAA
- the lspA gene encoding signal peptidase II, translated as MVKQDIIVNKKYILIFCIILILDIYTKYWILKNIKLYEHIYILPIFNILHVHNYGLAFNLFDYNHAIINELFMINALFLLIILFIKHQKKNNKKDNYYYIMIFSGGIANIISKLYYGFIIDFIDLHLYNYHFFIFNLADISILIGIIQITKFDIKSYMKNK; from the coding sequence ATGGTGAAACAAGATATTATTGTTAATAAAAAATATATTTTAATTTTTTGTATTATATTGATATTAGATATTTATACTAAATACTGGATACTAAAAAATATAAAACTATATGAACATATATATATATTACCAATCTTTAATATATTACATGTTCATAATTATGGATTAGCATTTAATTTATTTGATTATAATCATGCAATAATCAATGAATTATTCATGATAAATGCATTATTTTTACTAATAATATTATTCATAAAACATCAAAAAAAAAATAATAAAAAAGATAATTATTACTACATAATGATTTTTAGTGGTGGGATAGCAAATATTATTAGTAAATTATATTATGGATTCATAATAGATTTTATTGATTTACATTTATACAATTATCATTTTTTTATATTTAATCTTGCAGATATTAGTATCCTAATAGGAATCATCCAAATAACTAAATTTGATATTAAATCTTATATGAAAAATAAATAA
- the ileS gene encoding isoleucine--tRNA ligase: MNDYKSTLNLPKTKFSMKGNLKIKEEQILKQWNQNNLYEKIRIQKNNNPIFFLHDGPPYANGNIHIGHAINKVLKDIILKSKNMSGFNAPYIPCWDCHGLPIEQKVEELIKKNNKPISKKIFREKCREYAKKQVENQKKDFIRLGVLGDWDNPYLTMDYKSEADIIRTLSKIIENGHLYKGLKPVHWCLNCESSLADAEVEYYDKKSSSILFKLKVHDNQSIAKKFKIKNFQNDIHFTVWTTTPWTLPSSQAIAVNEKYTYQLIQTDDCKLIIMSNLTKLIMQKIKIKKWKIIGETNGKNLEFENVQHPLLNINIPIILSTHVSDQIGTGIVHIAPDHGIEDFLATQPYKIKPINLINANGTYINNIHSELNGINIINAETIIIKIINNKNILLLIETINHSYPHCWRHKTPIIFRTTPQWFISMTKKQLKLNSLKLIDKVKWIPEWGKNRMLSMLKNRPDWCISRQRKWGVPITLFIHKKTGELHPKTKNIMEKIAKLVEINGIEEWWNIDTKKILGEKYKEYFKSEDILDVWFDSGSSQNFVINQPIFKNKKKADIYVEGSDQHRGWFMSSLIISTAIKNTAPYHAVLTHGFAVDNIGKKMSKSTGNSLSPNHIIKTIGADVLRLWVASTDYSKDISISNEILQQSIENYRKIRNTARFILSNLYQFDPEQNIVHKDKMIMLDKWAVNKTKETQIEIIKLYKKYNFHELLQKIMNFCSVDMSAFYFEIIKDRQYTTKKKSLANLSGQTALFHIINALVRWIAPILSFTAEEIWEHIPGNNNSIFFQEWYKNLFYLSKNEVLSNQYWNIIIQIKNEVNKSIENKRNKKIIKNSLESSIILYVKSNLFNILSILKNELKFIFLTSDATIQEYHLAPKNILKNNIIPGLKIYLYRANGHKCQRCWHYFTDINQKKQKSELCFRCILNIEGNGETRYYC, translated from the coding sequence ATGAATGATTATAAATCCACACTAAATTTACCAAAAACAAAATTTTCTATGAAAGGTAATTTAAAAATCAAAGAAGAACAAATACTAAAACAATGGAACCAAAATAATTTATATGAAAAAATTAGAATTCAAAAAAATAACAACCCAATATTTTTTCTTCATGATGGTCCTCCTTATGCAAATGGAAATATTCATATTGGCCACGCTATTAATAAAGTATTAAAAGATATTATTCTGAAATCAAAAAATATGTCTGGATTTAATGCTCCTTACATACCTTGCTGGGATTGTCATGGATTACCAATTGAACAAAAAGTAGAAGAACTAATCAAAAAAAATAACAAACCAATTTCAAAAAAAATATTTAGAGAAAAATGCAGAGAATATGCAAAAAAACAAGTGGAAAATCAAAAAAAAGATTTTATCAGATTAGGTGTTTTAGGAGATTGGGATAATCCTTATTTAACCATGGATTATAAATCTGAAGCAGATATTATACGTACACTATCTAAAATTATTGAAAATGGACACTTATATAAAGGATTAAAACCAGTTCATTGGTGTTTAAATTGTGAATCATCTTTAGCAGATGCTGAAGTAGAATACTATGATAAAAAATCATCATCAATATTATTTAAATTAAAAGTTCACGATAATCAATCTATTGCAAAAAAATTTAAAATAAAAAATTTTCAAAATGATATACATTTTACAGTATGGACTACAACACCATGGACATTACCTTCCAGTCAAGCAATTGCTGTTAATGAAAAATACACATATCAATTAATTCAAACAGATGATTGTAAATTAATTATTATGTCAAATTTAACTAAATTAATCATGCAAAAAATAAAAATTAAAAAATGGAAAATTATTGGAGAAACTAATGGAAAAAATCTTGAATTTGAAAATGTTCAACACCCATTACTAAATATTAATATACCTATCATACTATCTACACATGTATCAGATCAAATAGGAACCGGAATCGTACATATTGCTCCTGATCATGGAATAGAAGATTTTTTAGCAACACAACCATATAAAATTAAACCAATAAATTTAATTAATGCAAATGGAACATATATTAATAACATCCATTCTGAATTAAATGGCATAAATATAATTAATGCTGAAACAATAATTATTAAAATAATCAACAATAAAAACATATTATTATTAATAGAAACAATCAACCATAGTTACCCCCATTGTTGGAGACATAAAACACCAATTATATTTCGCACTACACCACAATGGTTTATTAGCATGACAAAAAAACAATTAAAATTAAATTCCTTAAAATTAATTGACAAGGTCAAATGGATACCAGAATGGGGTAAAAATAGAATGCTGTCGATGTTAAAAAATAGACCTGATTGGTGTATTTCAAGACAAAGAAAATGGGGTGTCCCTATCACATTATTTATTCATAAAAAAACAGGAGAATTACATCCAAAAACTAAAAATATTATGGAAAAAATAGCAAAATTAGTTGAAATTAATGGAATTGAGGAATGGTGGAATATAGATACAAAAAAAATACTAGGAGAAAAATACAAAGAATATTTCAAAAGTGAAGATATATTAGATGTATGGTTTGATTCTGGTTCTAGTCAAAACTTTGTAATTAATCAACCAATTTTTAAAAATAAAAAAAAAGCAGATATTTATGTAGAAGGATCTGATCAACATAGAGGTTGGTTTATGTCTTCATTAATAATTTCTACAGCTATTAAGAATACTGCTCCTTATCATGCAGTTTTAACACATGGTTTTGCAGTAGATAATATTGGCAAAAAAATGTCTAAATCTACAGGAAATTCTCTGAGTCCTAATCATATCATTAAAACTATCGGAGCAGATGTTTTACGTTTATGGGTAGCTTCTACAGATTATTCTAAAGATATATCTATATCTAATGAAATCTTACAACAATCAATAGAAAACTATCGAAAAATTAGAAACACAGCACGTTTTATTTTATCTAATTTATATCAATTTGACCCAGAACAAAATATTGTTCACAAAGATAAGATGATCATGTTAGATAAATGGGCTGTGAATAAAACTAAAGAAACACAAATAGAAATTATTAAATTATACAAAAAATATAACTTTCATGAATTATTACAAAAAATTATGAATTTTTGTTCTGTTGATATGAGTGCATTCTATTTTGAAATCATTAAAGATCGACAATATACCACGAAAAAAAAGAGTTTAGCTAATCTTAGCGGACAAACGGCTTTGTTTCATATAATTAATGCTCTAGTACGTTGGATTGCTCCAATTTTATCGTTTACTGCAGAAGAAATTTGGGAACATATACCAGGTAATAATAATTCAATATTTTTTCAAGAATGGTATAAAAATTTATTTTATTTATCAAAAAATGAAGTCCTGTCTAATCAATATTGGAATATAATTATTCAAATTAAAAATGAAGTCAATAAAAGCATAGAAAATAAAAGAAATAAAAAAATCATAAAAAACTCATTAGAATCTTCTATAATCCTTTATGTTAAATCTAATTTATTTAATATATTATCAATATTAAAAAATGAATTAAAATTTATATTTTTAACTTCTGATGCTACTATTCAAGAATATCATTTAGCTCCAAAAAATATTTTAAAAAATAATATTATTCCAGGATTAAAAATATATTTATACCGTGCTAATGGTCACAAATGTCAACGATGTTGGCATTATTTTACCGATATAAACCAAAAAAAACAAAAATCAGAATTATGTTTCCGATGTATATTAAATATAGAAGGCAATGGTGAAACAAGATATTATTGTTAA
- the rpsT gene encoding 30S ribosomal protein S20, whose protein sequence is MANIKSSKRDATLSKKKNIHNVSRRSMIRTLIKRVYMAIDSGDKNQSEIAFKKMQPELDRQANKGLIHKNKSARHKSNLILQIKKLS, encoded by the coding sequence ATGGCTAATATAAAATCATCTAAAAGAGATGCAACTTTATCTAAGAAAAAAAATATTCATAATGTTAGTAGGCGTTCTATGATTCGTACATTAATTAAAAGAGTTTATATGGCTATTGATTCAGGCGATAAAAATCAATCAGAAATCGCATTTAAAAAAATGCAGCCTGAATTGGATAGACAAGCAAATAAAGGTTTAATTCACAAAAATAAATCTGCTAGACATAAATCAAATCTAATATTACAAATAAAAAAATTATCTTAA
- the dnaJ gene encoding molecular chaperone DnaJ: MSKKDYYEILGVPKSAEERDIKKAYKRLAMKYHPDRNQGDKQAELQFKEIKEAYEILINSQKRAAYDQYGHSAFQQNNNNFHSSFNNTSDFSDIFGDVFGDIFGGNRQSQAVQGSDLKYNMELSLEEAVRGITKEICIPILQKCSICYGSGATPGTQRKNCPTCHGSGQIQMRKGFFTVQQTCSTCHGKKTMIQNPCNSCHGHGRIEKPKKLSIKIPAGIDTNDRIRLNKEGEAGEQGAPSGDLYVQIHVKKHPIFEREENNLFCEVPINFSMAALGGDIEVPTLDGKVKLKIPSGTQSGKSFRIRGRGVKSVRNGKKGDLLCRILVETPVQLNDKQKTLLYELGESFGGFKGEKNSPRSKRFFDGVKRFFDDLRR, from the coding sequence ATGTCAAAAAAAGATTACTACGAAATTTTAGGAGTTCCAAAATCAGCTGAAGAACGTGACATCAAAAAAGCTTATAAACGTTTAGCAATGAAATATCACCCTGATCGTAATCAAGGTGATAAACAAGCTGAATTACAATTTAAAGAAATTAAAGAAGCTTATGAAATATTAATTAACTCTCAAAAACGTGCAGCTTATGACCAATATGGACATAGTGCATTTCAGCAAAATAATAATAATTTTCATAGTTCATTTAATAATACCTCTGATTTTAGCGATATTTTTGGTGATGTATTTGGAGATATATTTGGAGGAAATAGACAATCACAAGCAGTTCAAGGTTCTGATTTGAAATATAATATGGAACTATCACTAGAAGAAGCTGTTCGTGGAATTACAAAAGAAATTTGTATACCTATATTACAAAAATGTAGTATATGTTATGGAAGTGGTGCTACTCCTGGTACACAAAGAAAAAATTGTCCAACTTGTCATGGTTCAGGACAAATACAAATGAGAAAAGGATTTTTTACAGTTCAACAAACGTGTTCTACTTGCCATGGTAAAAAAACTATGATTCAAAACCCATGCAATTCATGTCATGGACATGGAAGAATAGAAAAACCAAAAAAATTATCTATTAAAATTCCAGCTGGAATTGATACTAATGATAGAATTAGATTAAATAAAGAAGGAGAAGCAGGCGAACAAGGAGCACCTTCAGGAGATTTATACGTTCAAATTCATGTCAAAAAACATCCCATTTTTGAAAGAGAAGAAAATAATCTATTCTGTGAAGTACCTATAAATTTTTCCATGGCTGCTCTTGGGGGAGATATTGAAGTACCTACATTAGATGGAAAAGTAAAATTAAAAATCCCATCTGGTACACAATCAGGAAAATCATTTCGTATACGTGGAAGAGGAGTAAAATCAGTACGAAATGGTAAGAAAGGAGATTTATTATGTCGTATTCTTGTCGAAACACCTGTTCAGTTAAATGATAAACAAAAAACACTTTTATATGAACTAGGAGAAAGTTTTGGTGGTTTCAAAGGAGAAAAAAATAGCCCTCGTTCAAAACGATTCTTTGATGGTGTAAAAAGATTTTTTGATGATTTAAGACGATAA